The DNA window CCGGCGCAAAAACTCCGCGTCCTCGGCAACCACCGCGGACGCGTCACGATAGATCATCAGCTCGTCGGGAGGCAGGCGATACCTGGCTACCCGAGCTTCGATCTCGGCCGACCGCTCCTCGGCTTCTGCTTCGAGGTCGCTCTTCCACCGTGCGACCTCGTCCGGCAGCTTGTCACCCGGCAACACAACCACGCTCCTTTCCCGACCCGCTCACCGTCGCACGCCTACCGAGCTATGTCGACGCGCCGCCGGTGTACCGCCCATGTCGGATTCGGCTACGGCACGTGTTCGGCATCCTCGCGGTGATGGACGCAGTAGCGCGGCGGCGTCGCCGCGCCTAGCGGATGGATCGCTGCCCAGAAGTCGACGGCCGATGGGGTGATCGCCGTGATCGACCAGTCGCACGTTGGCGCGCTCGTGTAGGCCGCGGCGATCAGCAGGCGTCCGAGCCCGCGTCGACGGTAGCCGGGGTCGATGCGGACGTGCTCCACCACACCCAGTGCGTCGACGTCGCACACCGCGATGTCGATGTCCCCGATCGTGACACCATCGAGTTGGAGAGCGATGCTGCTCGGCGCGGCCGGATATCCGGATGGTGGCGGGTGCCGGACGAGCACCAGCCCGGCCGCCGGTGCCTCCGCCGTCGTATGCACGCGTCGCGGATCGATGGTGGCCCAGGTCGCCCGGTCGTCGCCCGCGGCACGGCAGGCTGAGCACGTCGTCGTCGGCAGCCGGTAGACCGCGTCGACGGGGCCGGTGCTGTCGTCTCCGCCCAGGCGATGCCCCGCTGGGCAGAACGATTCGCCGCCCAGGACGGGCCGCACGTATCCGAGATCGGATCCCGCGCCGTCATCTGTGTCCGAATGATCGGCACGCCCGTCGCGACCGCCGGTCGCGCGGTCTCTGTCAGGCATCGTGCACATCGCCGGGTAGTGGCGATCGGTGGGCGGGCATCTCGGCCAGGAGATCGCCCATGGCCTCGACACGCGCCAGAACCTCGTCGGATGTGAACCCAAGGTGCTGCCCGTCTCGGCACGCCGCGACTTCGTCCCAGGTGATCGGCGTTGAGACAGTTGGCTCGTCGCGGCCACGTAAGGAGTAGGCCGTGATCGTCGTCTTGGCCGGGTTGTTCTGCGACCAATCGACTAACACCCGCCCGCCCCGGCGTGCCTTCGCCATCACCGCGGTCACCTCGTCCGGGGTTTCCGCCGCGAGCTGTTGTGCCAGGCGCTTGGCGTAGGCCGAGGGGGCGTCGGGCTGATCCGTCTCGATCGGACACAGCAGCTGCATCCCCTTCGACCCGGATGTCTTCGGGAAAGCGGTGAGGCCATCCGCGGTGAGGATCTCGTGGAGCCGCTCGGCGACCGCGCAGCACTCGACGATGGTGACGCCAGGACCGGGGTCCAAGTCGAACACGAGTTGGTCCGGGGGCCGACGCTGACCGTCGTCACGGATCGTCCATTGTGGAGTGTGGAGTTCAAGCGCGGCGAGGTTCGCTGCCCACACCAGTGCGGGCAGGTCGTCGAGCAATGGATACTCGATCAGGTCCCGGTGTCCACGGGTTCCCCGGCTGGGTAGCTGTGCCGTGTTCAGCCAGGGCGGTGCACCGGAGGGGACGTTCTTGGCGAACCACTGCTCGCCGTCCACGCCGTCGGGGAACCGGAGGAACGTCACCGGCCGCCGGGCCAGCTGCGGCAGCAGGACGGGTGCGATCAAAGAGTAGTAGAGGATCACCTCGCGCTTCGTGAAGCCCGTACGCGGATACAAGACTTTGTCCAAATTAGACAAAGTAAGTTGCCTGTCTTCGACCTGCACGAGTTGCCCTGCGGCGGACACTGGCCCGGATGCCGGAGTGGCCGTGGTCGACGGCGCCGTCTTGGTCCGATGCAGAGGTCTCGGCGCGAAGACGTCGATGGGCTTCTTGTCCTCGCGCAGGCCTCGCCACGCGGTGTGCCGCAGCCGTCCCGCGCCCTCGGTGAACCGGCGGTAGGTCACCTCGCCGACCAGGACCGGGTCAAGCCAGCGTGCTCGCCGTGTGTCTTCTCGCGGTGGCGTCGTGGCGAAAGGGTGGGTCGGTCGCTCCAGCGTCTCCAACCGTCGTCGCAACGCCGCCCTCGCGGCCTGACTGAATCCCGTGCCCACGTCGCCGAGGTACTCGAGATCGCCGGTATCGGGGTCGTGCGCGCCGAGCAACAGTCCGCCGACCGTTCCGGCGAGGCTGCCCTGGCCCTCGCGGTAGCCGCACACGACCACCTCGGCGGTGTTGGTGATCGGGTGTTTCAGCCACGCGTCGCTGCGTCGTCCTGCCCGGTACACCGCGGTCGCCACCTTGGCGACCACGCCTTCCATGCCCTCGCCGGCCACCCGTGCGAGCAGGCTTTCCGGGGTTTGACGGTCCGCCGCGAGTTCTTCGAAGGTGAACGCCGGAACCACGGCGCTCTTGTACGGGTCGGGCATCGGTAGCCCGCTCAGCAACCGTCGCCGCAGCTCATAGGGCTGGTCCAGCAACATCCGGTCCCCGAGTTGCAGCAGGTCGAACGCGAGAAATCGTGCCGGAACGCGATCAGCGCGCGGGTGCTGCTGAAATGCGCCGCGCCGCTGCTGCAGTAACTCGAAATCGGGGCGACCGAGTTCGTCGTAGACGACGACCTCGCCATCGAGCACCAGGGCTTCTCCGCCCAGCACATCGCCGAAGACCCCGGTCAGTTCCGCAAACTCGGCGGTCATGTCCTGGTTGTTCCGGCTGGTGAGAAGTACGGAACCACCATCTGGCGCCACGCGGTAGCAGCATCGATACCCGTCGTACTTCGGCTCGTAGACCAGGCCGGGCCTGGCTGGCAGCTGGCCACCGTCGGACTTGGCCAGCATTGGGTCTACCCACGCCGGGACCGCGGTCGAACGCTCGGTGCGCACCATCGCGGCTCCTCCACCAGACATCCCGGTACCTGGCCGTCGCATGTCGTCCTGACACGCATGCCAGCTCGACCACAGCGTACCCCGGATGGCCTAACAGGTGCAGGTTTCCGCAGATCACAGGCGCAGCGAGGCACACCACGGCGCGTGGGTACTCGATCGGCAGGCCTTGCGCGAGCGCAAGGAACCGTGTGATGTCGTCAAACCGCCGGTGTCACCCATCAGCGTGCGTGTCTGATGCAAGGCGATCCAGGCTCCAGGGTTCGGCGATCGTGCCGTTCACGGTGATCCCGAAGCGCTGGATGTCCTCGAGTGTTTCGAAATCCTTGGTCGCAGTGAGCAGGCCTTCGATCTTGTCTTCCGCCTTGTCGTGACCGTGCAGGCGAGCGATGAGGTAGTGCGCGAGTGCCTCGGCATGCGCGTGTGTCCGAGACCGGTAATCGCCCATGCAGCAGTGACTCGTGGCGTCACCCAACTCGATCCCGCGGTGCAGAAGCACGATGGCCTCCTCTGGACGGCCTCGGGAAATCAGCGCTTGCGCGACCGGGGCCACCGCTCGGGTTTCCCCCGCATCGAGCTGGCGTTCCACCATCGTGATCGCCTCGTTGACCGAGCCGATCGGATCGTCGTTCTTCACCTTCGGCTGTGGCAGGGCGGACGCAAGGTAGACGTGGGCGTCGGTTCGCCGGGTCTGCGGTATCTCGCGCAGCAAGGTCACCACCTGCTCGTAGCGTTTGATCTGGAGCAGAAGCTCCGCCGCGCGCACACGCGCAGGCTCATGTCCGTCGCGCGCGGCCACCGTAAGCCAGGAAACGGCCTCCATCGTCTTGCGATGCGCATGAACGCCAACAGCCACCCCGGTCTTGGCTTGACGGTTCGCGGCCTCGTCGAGGTCCTGCCGACCCGCCCTCTCCAAGCCCTCGGCAACCCAGGCCAGCGCTTGCGCGTCACTTTGCCGCGTCTTACGCGCGTAGCGGGCGGCGACCTGCTTGACCACGTTGGCCTTCAGAAGATAGTCGGAGATGCCGATGAGGACGTCCGGGCTGCTGAGATCGACGGTGTTGACGTACCAGTCCAGGGCTTCGGCGATCTGTCCCGCGGCGCATAATTTCGCTGCGACCGACACCGGTGACGGGCTCTGGCCGGTGCGGCGCGCGCGGCGAAGACAGGCGATGGCTTCGGAGACCCAGCCCGCCCGCGCCGCCACGTCGACCGCGCGGCACCACGCCTCAGTGTCCCCGTGCTCGGCGCCCTGTTGGTACAGATCAAGCGCGGCGCTGGTCATCCGCCGCTGTGCCAGCGCGTCGGCCACCGTGCTCAGCGCGGTGGGATCGCCCGCGTCTGCCGCGGCGCGGGCATGCGTTGTCGCGGTATCGAACAGTCCGGCCTGCGCGTACAGCCTCGCGGCCATCGACGCCGCACCCGGCACTGCGAACTCGATGGCGCTGTCGACCCAGGAACACGCGTCCTCGGTACGCTCGTGCGCGGCGAGGATCTCCGCACCGACGAGATACGACCCATACTCGCCGTGATCCGCGCGATCGTGCAGGCGGGCGACCGCGACGTCAATCCCACCCTTGTCCTCGTCCTCATCCTCGACGATGAGCTCGGCCGCCATCCGCACGGTGTCCAGGCCGAACCTGCCGGTCAGCGTCATCAGCCACGTCACCGCGTCGTCGCGCCTGCCCGCTTCGGCAAGCAGTTCTCCCGCCACGGCCGCGGCCGACAGATCACCGGTCTCCGCGAGGTACTGATAGGTCACGATCGCCCGGTCACGCTCCCCCAGTTCGGACAACGCCAGCGCCCGCAACCACAGGGCGTCGGGCCGATAGGCGCTGGCCGCGGGCTGAACCCACCGCACCACCTCGGCAGCGCGCCCCGCCGCGAGCAAGATCCGTCCTGCCACCACTTGTGCGGTGAGATCCGGCCCGTCGGCTAGTTCACGGTAGAGCCGCAACGCGTCGTCGACATGCCCGGCGTCCCGCAGCATGTCCGCCAAAGCACGCTTCGCGGACACGTCACCGTCGCGAATCGCACGACGGTAGAACTCGACGCTCTGGCGCAGCAGCCCGCGACGGCGACATTCCTCCGCCAACGCCACGACGCTGTCCACTGCGGCACGATCCACAAGCGCGGACCACAGATGCTCAGCGGGCAACCGAACCTGCTGTACCTCGGTGATCCACTGCCGTTCCAGAAAATCATTGAGCCGAAGGCGATCCCGCCGCGCTGTCGCCCCGTCGGTGACGTCCCAGTCGAGCATCATCCTCATCTCCCCGAGCCCAGGGCTGGTCAGTTCGGCAAGCGCGTCCTCGAACCACGTCGCCGCAAGACAACTGCGCTCATGAGCCGTCAGGTACTGAGGCGCCGCGCGCTCAAGCAGCGCCCGCGGAAGCCACTGACCATGGCCGACACAGCGGGCCTCGATCGCACACTGCAGAATCGCCTTCTCCTGCTGGGTGGCATTCCGAAACCGTTGCCGCAC is part of the Amycolatopsis sp. CA-230715 genome and encodes:
- a CDS encoding GNAT family N-acetyltransferase is translated as MPDRDRATGGRDGRADHSDTDDGAGSDLGYVRPVLGGESFCPAGHRLGGDDSTGPVDAVYRLPTTTCSACRAAGDDRATWATIDPRRVHTTAEAPAAGLVLVRHPPPSGYPAAPSSIALQLDGVTIGDIDIAVCDVDALGVVEHVRIDPGYRRRGLGRLLIAAAYTSAPTCDWSITAITPSAVDFWAAIHPLGAATPPRYCVHHREDAEHVP
- the ligD gene encoding DNA ligase D, with the translated sequence MVRTERSTAVPAWVDPMLAKSDGGQLPARPGLVYEPKYDGYRCCYRVAPDGGSVLLTSRNNQDMTAEFAELTGVFGDVLGGEALVLDGEVVVYDELGRPDFELLQQRRGAFQQHPRADRVPARFLAFDLLQLGDRMLLDQPYELRRRLLSGLPMPDPYKSAVVPAFTFEELAADRQTPESLLARVAGEGMEGVVAKVATAVYRAGRRSDAWLKHPITNTAEVVVCGYREGQGSLAGTVGGLLLGAHDPDTGDLEYLGDVGTGFSQAARAALRRRLETLERPTHPFATTPPREDTRRARWLDPVLVGEVTYRRFTEGAGRLRHTAWRGLREDKKPIDVFAPRPLHRTKTAPSTTATPASGPVSAAGQLVQVEDRQLTLSNLDKVLYPRTGFTKREVILYYSLIAPVLLPQLARRPVTFLRFPDGVDGEQWFAKNVPSGAPPWLNTAQLPSRGTRGHRDLIEYPLLDDLPALVWAANLAALELHTPQWTIRDDGQRRPPDQLVFDLDPGPGVTIVECCAVAERLHEILTADGLTAFPKTSGSKGMQLLCPIETDQPDAPSAYAKRLAQQLAAETPDEVTAVMAKARRGGRVLVDWSQNNPAKTTITAYSLRGRDEPTVSTPITWDEVAACRDGQHLGFTSDEVLARVEAMGDLLAEMPAHRSPLPGDVHDA